In the Chitinivibrionales bacterium genome, one interval contains:
- a CDS encoding HD domain-containing protein yields the protein MITINYPVYTLDNRPLLGAGHEITPEILNDLNAPSDETRQTYSLLKHAAVQLDLKEFLQIYPYDVIFSDKIDMTALYGSMGEIYLSTPVLGTLDYFKIKDYYTYRHIITVFALTTLIGSDLLDDCDERIIGSAAGPTHDIGKICVPLSILRKSTPLTSEERKFLQHHTVAGYVLLNYYNAGSVAAEVALNHHERKDGSGYPRGYNGIDRMAEIVAACDVYDALISMRPYRKECYDNRTALEEITIMAEEGKIGWDVVKSLIAHNRQNKPHYTEVVISKEKRGAPPKMNSYGKIAGS from the coding sequence ATGATCACAATCAATTATCCTGTCTATACGCTTGATAATCGGCCGTTGCTTGGTGCCGGGCACGAAATCACTCCGGAAATTCTCAACGATCTGAATGCTCCCTCCGATGAGACCAGACAAACCTATTCTCTTCTCAAACATGCCGCGGTTCAGCTGGATCTGAAAGAATTTTTGCAGATATATCCCTATGATGTCATATTCAGCGATAAGATTGATATGACGGCGCTCTATGGAAGTATGGGTGAAATATATCTTTCCACACCTGTTCTTGGCACGCTGGATTATTTCAAGATAAAGGATTACTACACCTATCGTCATATTATCACTGTTTTTGCACTCACCACGCTGATCGGCAGTGATCTTCTTGATGATTGTGATGAACGCATTATCGGTTCGGCCGCGGGTCCGACGCATGATATCGGTAAGATTTGTGTGCCTCTGTCTATCCTCAGAAAAAGTACCCCCTTGACTTCAGAGGAGCGGAAATTCCTTCAGCACCACACCGTTGCCGGATATGTCCTGCTCAACTATTACAATGCCGGATCAGTTGCCGCCGAGGTCGCCCTGAATCATCATGAACGGAAGGACGGCTCAGGATATCCGCGCGGGTACAACGGTATCGACAGGATGGCGGAGATTGTTGCCGCATGTGATGTCTACGATGCGCTCATTTCGATGCGTCCCTACCGGAAGGAATGTTATGATAACCGCACAGCACTCGAAGAAATTACAATTATGGCAGAGGAAGGCAAAATCGGGTGGGATGTTGTCAAATCGCTTATAGCACACAACCGCCAAAATAAGCCACATTACACCGAAGTTGTTATCTCAAAAGAAAAACGCGGCGCACCACCGAAAATGAATTCCTACGGCAAAATCGCTGGCAGCTGA